A single Staphylococcus muscae DNA region contains:
- the ilvD gene encoding dihydroxy-acid dehydratase, whose protein sequence is MRSDMIKKGDHQAPARSLLHATGQIKSPTDMNKPFIAICNSYIDIVPGHVHLRELGDIAKEAIREAGGIPFEFNTIGVDDGIAMGHIGMRYSLPSREIIADAAETVINAHWFDGVFYIPNCDKITPGMMLAAMRTNVPAIFCSGGPMKAGLSSQGKALTLSSMFEAVGAFKEGTMSKEEFLEMEQNACPTCGSCSGMFTANSMNCLMEVLGLALPYNGTALAVSDERREMIRQAAKQLVYNVKHDIKPRDIVTKEAIDDAFALDMAMGGSTNTVLHTLAIAQEAGIDYDLSRINEVAKKTPYLSKIAPSSSYSMQDVHEAGGVPAIINELMKKEGVLHPDRITVTGKTLRENNEGKEITNDVVIRKLNNPYDKEGGLSILYGNIAPDGAVIKVGGVDPSIKTFTGKAICFDSHDEAVAAIDNHTVKAGHVVVIRYEGPKGGPGMPEMLAPTSSIVGRGLGKDVALITDGRFSGATRGIAVGHISPEAASGGPIGLIEDGDEITIDLTSRTLDLHVDESTLTERKTLQQPFKAKVKTGYLARYTALVTSANTGGVMKVPEDLL, encoded by the coding sequence ATGAGAAGTGACATGATAAAAAAAGGTGACCATCAGGCACCAGCAAGAAGTTTATTACATGCAACTGGACAAATTAAATCTCCCACTGATATGAATAAACCATTTATCGCCATTTGCAATTCATATATCGATATTGTTCCTGGCCATGTCCATTTACGCGAGCTTGGAGACATTGCCAAAGAAGCAATTCGAGAAGCCGGTGGGATACCATTTGAATTTAACACGATTGGCGTTGATGACGGCATCGCAATGGGTCATATCGGAATGCGCTATTCATTGCCAAGTCGTGAAATTATCGCAGATGCTGCTGAAACTGTTATTAATGCACACTGGTTTGACGGAGTATTCTATATTCCGAACTGTGACAAGATCACACCAGGTATGATGCTTGCAGCAATGAGAACAAATGTACCAGCCATCTTCTGTTCTGGAGGACCAATGAAAGCTGGACTCTCTTCACAAGGTAAAGCATTGACACTCTCATCTATGTTTGAAGCTGTCGGTGCATTCAAAGAAGGAACAATGTCAAAAGAAGAATTTTTAGAAATGGAACAAAATGCATGCCCAACTTGTGGTTCATGTTCAGGGATGTTCACCGCTAACTCAATGAACTGCTTAATGGAAGTACTCGGACTTGCCCTACCATATAACGGGACTGCGTTAGCCGTCAGTGACGAACGTCGTGAAATGATTCGTCAAGCAGCGAAACAACTCGTCTACAATGTCAAACACGATATTAAACCACGTGACATTGTCACAAAAGAAGCCATTGATGATGCCTTCGCATTGGACATGGCGATGGGCGGTTCAACTAACACGGTCTTACATACATTAGCCATCGCACAAGAAGCTGGCATTGATTACGACTTATCTCGTATTAATGAAGTCGCCAAGAAAACACCATATCTATCAAAAATTGCACCGAGCTCTTCATACTCCATGCAAGATGTCCATGAAGCCGGTGGCGTCCCAGCCATCATCAATGAACTGATGAAAAAAGAAGGTGTTTTACATCCAGACCGTATCACTGTGACAGGTAAAACGCTACGTGAAAATAACGAAGGAAAAGAAATCACCAATGATGTCGTTATTCGTAAGCTCAATAATCCTTACGATAAAGAAGGCGGCCTTTCTATTCTTTACGGCAATATCGCACCAGATGGCGCCGTTATCAAAGTAGGTGGCGTTGACCCAAGTATCAAAACATTCACAGGAAAAGCCATCTGTTTTGATAGCCACGATGAAGCGGTTGCTGCGATCGATAATCATACCGTTAAAGCAGGTCATGTCGTCGTCATTCGTTACGAAGGTCCTAAAGGCGGTCCCGGAATGCCAGAGATGCTTGCCCCTACTTCTTCAATTGTCGGACGTGGCTTAGGAAAAGATGTCGCACTTATCACAGACGGTCGATTTTCAGGGGCAACACGTGGTATTGCAGTCGGACATATCTCACCTGAAGCCGCTTCAGGCGGCCCAATCGGTCTCATTGAAGATGGCGACGAAATCACAATCGACCTAACAAGCCGTACATTAGATTTACATGTAGATGAATCGACATTAACAGAACGTAAAACATTACAACAACCATTTAAAGCAAAAGTCAAAACAGGTTACTTAGCCCGTTACACTGCACTTGTTACAAGTGCAAATACGGGTGGAGTAATGAAAGTACCTGAAGATTTATTATAA
- the ilvB gene encoding biosynthetic-type acetolactate synthase large subunit: MSHATNTTDYEQTADTTTPTFKTGSELLVDALIEENVEYIFGYPGGAVLPLYDTFYDGHGPRHVLYRHEQGATHAAEGYARVSGKPGVVVVTSGPGATNAITGIADAYSDSLPLVVFTGQVASPGIGKDAFQEADILSMTTPITKHNYQVRDVNDIPRIIKEAFHVANSGRKGPVVIDFPKDMGTLTTATPYDSTVHTPGYQVTTTPLSEDVVQLRDALQQAQKPLVLAGAGVNFSQANDLLHTFVTRHNIPVATSLHGLGAIPYDSPLFLGMGGMHGSYASNMALTECDLLINLGSRFDDRLASKPDAFAPNAKIVHVDIDPSEINKIVRTDIGIVADVKEVLEQLLSQDLSLDDHQAWLDEVTDFKTKHPFSYRETDDVAFSKPQRAIEYIGKLTNGDAYVATDVGQHQMWVAQFYPFKTHGQLITSGGLGTMGFGIPAAIGAKFAKPNDTVVVFVGDGGFQMTNQEMALLNEYELDIKIVLINNGTLGMVKQWQDKFFDKRFSHSVFNKQPNFVKMSEAYGVKSFLIDNADNLEKTLDEAFSYKGPALIDVRISPTEPVLPMVPSGKANHEMEGLE, translated from the coding sequence ATGTCACATGCAACAAATACGACAGATTATGAACAAACAGCAGATACAACAACACCGACATTTAAAACGGGATCTGAATTATTAGTAGATGCATTAATTGAAGAGAACGTTGAATATATTTTTGGTTATCCGGGAGGTGCTGTCTTACCACTTTACGATACTTTTTATGATGGACATGGACCGAGACACGTACTTTATCGACATGAACAAGGCGCGACACATGCAGCAGAAGGATATGCACGTGTAAGTGGAAAACCGGGTGTTGTCGTCGTAACGAGTGGTCCTGGTGCAACGAATGCGATTACAGGTATCGCTGATGCATATAGTGATTCCCTACCGCTCGTTGTCTTTACAGGACAGGTAGCTTCTCCGGGTATCGGAAAAGATGCATTCCAAGAAGCGGATATTTTATCAATGACAACGCCGATTACGAAACACAACTATCAAGTCCGAGATGTGAATGACATTCCACGCATTATCAAAGAAGCCTTTCATGTCGCAAACTCAGGTCGTAAAGGCCCTGTTGTCATCGACTTTCCGAAAGACATGGGAACACTGACAACTGCGACTCCTTATGATTCAACAGTGCACACACCTGGCTATCAAGTGACAACAACACCTTTATCAGAAGATGTTGTGCAACTGCGAGATGCATTACAACAAGCACAAAAACCACTCGTACTCGCTGGTGCTGGTGTGAACTTTTCACAAGCCAATGACTTGTTGCATACGTTTGTAACACGTCACAACATTCCTGTGGCAACGTCGTTACATGGACTCGGTGCGATTCCTTACGACAGTCCCCTTTTCTTAGGAATGGGTGGTATGCACGGATCCTATGCGAGCAACATGGCATTAACAGAATGTGACTTGTTAATCAATTTAGGCTCACGCTTTGATGACAGACTTGCAAGCAAACCTGATGCCTTTGCACCGAATGCAAAAATCGTGCATGTTGATATCGATCCATCAGAAATCAACAAAATTGTCCGTACTGATATTGGAATCGTTGCCGATGTCAAAGAAGTACTCGAACAGTTACTTTCACAAGACTTATCTTTGGATGACCATCAAGCTTGGTTAGATGAAGTCACAGACTTCAAAACAAAACATCCATTCTCATACCGAGAAACTGATGATGTCGCATTCAGCAAACCTCAACGGGCAATCGAATATATCGGTAAGTTGACAAATGGCGATGCTTACGTCGCAACAGATGTTGGACAACATCAAATGTGGGTCGCTCAATTCTACCCTTTTAAGACGCATGGTCAGCTCATCACAAGTGGTGGTCTCGGTACGATGGGCTTCGGTATTCCGGCTGCAATCGGCGCAAAATTCGCAAAACCAAATGACACAGTAGTCGTATTTGTCGGTGATGGTGGCTTCCAAATGACGAATCAAGAAATGGCATTGCTTAACGAATACGAACTAGATATCAAAATTGTGCTCATTAACAACGGGACGCTTGGAATGGTAAAGCAGTGGCAGGATAAGTTCTTTGACAAGCGCTTCTCTCATTCGGTATTCAACAAACAACCGAACTTTGTAAAAATGTCTGAAGCATACGGCGTAAAAAGCTTTTTAATCGATAATGCTGACAACTTAGAAAAAACACTTGATGAAGCATTCAGTTATAAGGGACCTGCATTGATTGATGTCCGAATCTCTCCGACAGAACCCGTATTACCAATGGTACCAAGTGGCAAAGCAAACCATGAAATGGAGGGATTAGAATGA
- the ilvN gene encoding acetolactate synthase small subunit, with translation MRRTFQLTVFDKAGTLNRLTSTFVRRQFNIVNITAGPTLEAGVTEITFVAEVPDDQVLRTIIQQLKKQVNTLTVEDITETNTFNLELLLIKINKPNQSNQFTQLLKDYETYVTKLKEDNHTLYLQAVGPQDILDQFIENLSAFDIQQLSRTGSAAIV, from the coding sequence ATGAGACGTACATTCCAATTAACCGTATTCGATAAAGCGGGAACGCTCAATCGTCTCACAAGCACCTTTGTTAGACGTCAATTCAACATCGTAAACATTACAGCTGGTCCAACATTAGAAGCCGGTGTAACAGAAATCACCTTCGTCGCCGAAGTACCAGATGATCAGGTATTACGCACAATCATTCAACAACTGAAAAAACAAGTCAACACATTGACAGTTGAAGATATTACAGAAACAAACACGTTTAATCTTGAATTATTACTAATCAAGATCAATAAACCAAATCAATCCAATCAGTTTACACAATTATTGAAAGACTATGAAACTTATGTAACCAAGTTGAAAGAAGACAATCACACATTGTACTTACAAGCAGTAGGTCCACAAGACATTTTAGATCAGTTCATTGAAAACTTATCTGCGTTCGATATTCAGCAGTTATCACGCACTGGATCTGCAGCTATCGTTTAA
- the ilvC gene encoding ketol-acid reductoisomerase, producing MAKVYYDNSVEKDVLQGKKVAVVGYGSQGHAHAQNLKDNGYDVVVGIRPGRSFDQAKEDGFDVFTVAEAVKQADVVMVLLPDEIQGKVYENEIAPNLEAGNALAFAHGFNIHFNVIQPPSNVDVFLVAPKGPGHLVRRTFVEGSAVPALFAVEQDATGQARDLALSYAKGIGATRAGVLETTYKEETETDLFGEQAVLCGGVTRLIQSGFEVLTEAGYQPEIAYFEVLHEMKLIVDLMYEGGLENMRYSISNTAEFGDYVSGPRVITEETKENMKAVLKDIQDGKFSDRFIEDNNNGFASFKQMRAAQQDHAITEVGQTLREMMPFIKSKSISK from the coding sequence ATGGCAAAAGTATATTATGACAATTCAGTAGAGAAAGATGTATTACAAGGAAAAAAAGTAGCAGTCGTTGGGTATGGTTCACAAGGTCATGCTCATGCGCAAAACTTAAAAGATAACGGTTATGATGTCGTAGTTGGTATCCGCCCAGGTCGCTCATTCGATCAGGCGAAAGAAGATGGTTTCGATGTATTTACCGTTGCTGAAGCAGTCAAACAAGCCGATGTTGTGATGGTCTTGTTACCTGATGAAATTCAAGGAAAGGTTTACGAAAATGAAATTGCGCCAAACTTAGAAGCTGGTAATGCCTTAGCATTCGCTCATGGTTTCAACATTCATTTTAATGTCATTCAACCGCCTAGTAATGTTGATGTCTTTTTAGTCGCACCGAAAGGACCTGGACATCTCGTGCGTCGTACATTTGTTGAAGGTTCAGCAGTACCAGCATTATTCGCAGTAGAACAAGATGCAACAGGTCAAGCGCGTGATCTTGCATTAAGCTACGCCAAAGGAATCGGCGCAACACGTGCTGGTGTACTTGAAACAACGTATAAAGAAGAAACTGAAACAGACCTATTCGGTGAACAAGCCGTTTTATGTGGTGGTGTTACACGCCTTATCCAAAGTGGTTTTGAAGTTTTAACAGAAGCAGGCTATCAGCCAGAAATCGCCTACTTTGAAGTGCTCCACGAAATGAAGTTAATCGTAGATCTCATGTACGAAGGTGGTCTGGAAAATATGCGTTATTCAATCTCAAACACAGCAGAATTTGGTGATTATGTTTCAGGACCACGTGTCATCACTGAAGAAACGAAAGAAAACATGAAAGCCGTTTTAAAAGATATCCAAGATGGCAAATTCAGTGACCGTTTCATTGAAGATAATAACAATGGTTTCGCATCCTTCAAACAAATGCGTGCCGCACAACAAGACCACGCTATCACTGAAGTAGGCCAAACATTACGTGAAATGATGCCATTTATCAAATCAAAAAGTATTTCTAAGTAA
- a CDS encoding 2-isopropylmalate synthase: MSSHIQIFDTTLRDGEQTPGVSFSFDERLHIASQLEHWGVDVIEAGFPASSEGSFQSVQAISRHLKRTTVTGLARCLKSDIDAVYEATKEAVSPSIHVFIATSPIHLTSKLNMTEAEVLASIDEHVRYAKSHFDIVQFSPEDATRTPLPFLIQSVQTAVDAGATVINIPDTVGYTYPQEYGQIFKTLSQEVKAEQPITYSAHCHDDLGLAVANSMAAIENGATRIEGTVNGIGERAGNTALEEVALGLYVRQDHYQIQTNLQLDATKQTSELIARYAGLRVPRNKAIVGRNAFSHESGIHQDGFLKNPETYEIMTPQLVGVKSTELPLGKLSGRHAFQDKLKQLGYDIDAETQKSLFKAFKGIADKKKHVTDRDIHALIQGSAHEKQSAYQLDSLQLQFVSKGLQSAVVVLKDHANNTYQDSSIGTGSIIAIYNAVDRILQVKPKLIDYRIDALTEGRDAQAEVHVRLQLGEKEVSGVGFDHDIIYASCKAYVEAASQLASPPTSSKEGETA; encoded by the coding sequence ATGTCTAGCCATATTCAAATTTTTGATACAACACTAAGAGATGGAGAACAAACACCTGGAGTCAGCTTTTCATTTGATGAACGTTTACACATAGCATCTCAATTAGAACATTGGGGCGTTGATGTCATAGAAGCTGGATTCCCTGCTTCTAGTGAAGGGAGCTTTCAATCTGTACAAGCAATTTCTCGTCATTTAAAGCGTACGACTGTGACAGGACTCGCACGTTGTTTGAAATCAGACATAGATGCGGTATATGAAGCAACAAAAGAAGCGGTTTCCCCTTCTATACACGTCTTTATCGCAACAAGTCCTATTCACTTAACATCAAAGCTCAATATGACAGAAGCTGAAGTCTTAGCCTCAATCGATGAACATGTGCGCTACGCAAAATCACACTTCGATATTGTACAATTCTCACCTGAAGATGCAACACGTACACCATTACCATTTCTCATACAAAGTGTTCAAACCGCTGTCGATGCAGGCGCAACAGTGATAAACATTCCTGATACAGTTGGTTATACGTATCCACAAGAATATGGTCAGATTTTTAAAACACTCAGCCAAGAAGTAAAAGCAGAACAACCTATAACATATAGTGCCCATTGTCATGACGATCTCGGTCTCGCCGTCGCAAATAGTATGGCTGCAATTGAAAACGGCGCAACACGCATTGAAGGAACAGTCAATGGTATCGGAGAACGTGCGGGTAACACCGCTTTGGAAGAAGTCGCACTTGGTCTTTATGTTCGCCAAGATCATTATCAAATACAGACAAATCTTCAACTGGATGCCACAAAACAAACATCTGAGTTAATTGCACGTTATGCTGGTTTGCGTGTACCACGTAATAAAGCGATCGTTGGTAGAAATGCATTTAGCCACGAATCAGGCATTCATCAAGACGGATTCTTGAAAAACCCTGAAACATACGAGATTATGACACCGCAACTCGTCGGTGTAAAGAGCACTGAATTACCACTCGGCAAACTATCGGGGCGCCATGCCTTCCAAGATAAGTTGAAACAACTCGGATATGACATTGATGCTGAAACACAAAAGTCACTCTTCAAAGCGTTTAAAGGAATTGCAGATAAGAAAAAACATGTGACTGATCGTGATATTCATGCGTTGATTCAAGGTTCAGCACATGAAAAACAATCAGCATATCAACTCGATTCATTACAGTTACAATTTGTATCCAAAGGCCTTCAAAGTGCCGTCGTTGTATTGAAAGATCATGCAAACAACACATACCAAGATAGTAGCATTGGCACTGGGTCTATCATTGCGATATATAATGCGGTGGATCGAATTTTACAAGTGAAGCCTAAATTAATTGATTATCGAATTGACGCATTGACAGAAGGGCGTGATGCACAAGCTGAGGTGCATGTACGCCTACAATTAGGTGAAAAAGAAGTAAGTGGTGTTGGCTTTGATCACGATATTATATACGCATCATGTAAAGCTTATGTTGAAGCCGCATCACAACTAGCATCACCACCCACATCATCAAAAGAAGGTGAAACAGCATGA
- the leuB gene encoding 3-isopropylmalate dehydrogenase has translation MTFQIVSLPGDGIGPEIMSGTLDVLASLSKKYHFEYHVTEHLMGGCAIEQTGTPLPDETLAACQHADAVLLAAIGGPQWQDPNNRPEHGLLQLRKSLGLFANLRPTRVSDHTVNLSPLKAEIVASTNLIIVRELTSGIYFGTPSHWDTDVAVDTLTYTTHEIERIVHEAFKLAQQRHKKLTSVDKENVLSSSKLWRQTVNRIATQYPDVTVEHLLVDACSMHLLKRPSDFDVIVTENLFGDILSDEASMLPGSLGLSPSASFSTSGPALYEPIHGSAPDIAGRNKANPFGMLLSLAMCLRMSAQREDMATWIENIVDQLIAQKITTPDLGGQSTTSEIFEILQSRIKEVS, from the coding sequence ATGACATTCCAAATTGTGAGCTTACCAGGTGATGGTATTGGGCCAGAAATTATGTCTGGAACGCTTGATGTGCTCGCCTCTCTTTCGAAAAAGTATCATTTTGAATATCACGTAACAGAACACCTTATGGGTGGATGCGCAATAGAACAAACAGGTACACCCCTGCCAGATGAAACATTGGCAGCATGTCAGCATGCCGATGCCGTCTTACTCGCAGCAATCGGTGGCCCACAATGGCAAGATCCAAATAATCGACCGGAACATGGTTTATTACAATTGCGTAAGTCTCTTGGATTGTTCGCAAATCTACGCCCTACGCGTGTGAGTGATCATACCGTCAACCTGTCACCATTAAAAGCAGAGATTGTTGCTTCAACCAACTTGATCATTGTCCGTGAATTAACAAGTGGGATTTACTTTGGAACGCCAAGTCATTGGGATACCGATGTTGCAGTAGATACATTAACTTATACGACACATGAAATTGAACGTATCGTTCATGAAGCATTCAAACTCGCACAGCAACGTCACAAAAAATTGACATCCGTTGATAAAGAAAATGTATTGTCTTCCAGTAAATTGTGGCGTCAAACAGTCAATCGCATCGCTACCCAGTATCCTGATGTGACAGTAGAGCATTTACTCGTCGATGCTTGCAGTATGCATTTATTGAAAAGACCGAGTGACTTTGACGTCATTGTCACTGAAAACTTATTCGGTGATATTTTAAGCGATGAAGCATCCATGTTACCCGGTTCACTCGGGCTATCACCTTCTGCAAGCTTTAGTACATCAGGTCCCGCTCTCTATGAACCCATTCACGGTTCTGCACCTGATATTGCGGGTCGAAACAAAGCCAATCCATTTGGCATGTTATTATCACTTGCCATGTGTTTACGAATGTCTGCACAACGTGAAGATATGGCTACATGGATAGAAAATATCGTCGATCAACTGATTGCTCAAAAAATAACAACACCCGACTTAGGCGGACAATCAACGACTAGCGAGATTTTTGAGATACTACAATCTCGCATCAAGGAGGTTTCATAA
- the leuC gene encoding 3-isopropylmalate dehydratase large subunit, with amino-acid sequence MGRTLFDKIWDNHVITGQAGEPQLLYIDLHLIHEITSPQAFEGLRLQNRTLRRPDLTFGTIDHNVPTIDIFNIKDDIANKQIQALQKNCEAFNVKLFDMGSDEQGIVHMVGPENGLTQPGKTIVCGDSHTATHGAFGAIAFGIGTSEVEHVFATQTLWQTKPKNLKIEITGTLPHGVYAKDIILYLINQHGVNFGTGYALEFAGETIEDLSMESRMTICNMAIEAGAKYGLMRPDNTTFDYLEGKPYVNDLDALKTKWASLYSDHDAHFDKVITLDVTDLEPQVTWGTSPEMGVNFSTSFPKIENTNDARAYDYMGLQPGQKASDIPLGYVFLGSCTNARLSDLIEASKFVKGQQVHDNITAIVVPGSRQVKKQAEALGLDVIFKEAGFEWREPGCSMCLGMNPDQVPAGVHCASTSNRNFEGRQGKGARTHLVSPAMAAAAAIHGHFVDVRKVGHA; translated from the coding sequence ATGGGACGTACACTATTCGATAAAATTTGGGACAACCACGTGATTACAGGTCAAGCGGGTGAACCACAATTGCTATACATTGATTTGCACTTGATTCACGAAATCACGTCACCACAAGCATTTGAAGGATTAAGACTACAAAACAGGACGTTAAGAAGACCGGATTTAACATTCGGTACGATCGATCATAACGTTCCAACGATTGATATTTTCAACATTAAAGATGATATTGCCAACAAACAAATTCAAGCATTACAAAAAAATTGTGAAGCATTCAACGTTAAACTTTTTGATATGGGATCAGATGAACAAGGGATTGTTCATATGGTCGGCCCAGAGAACGGATTGACACAGCCTGGTAAAACGATCGTATGCGGCGATTCACATACTGCTACACATGGGGCATTTGGCGCCATCGCTTTCGGCATTGGTACAAGCGAAGTAGAACACGTCTTTGCAACACAAACACTCTGGCAAACAAAGCCTAAAAATTTAAAAATTGAAATTACAGGTACATTACCACACGGTGTTTATGCAAAAGATATCATTTTGTATTTAATCAACCAACATGGTGTCAATTTCGGAACAGGTTATGCGCTTGAATTTGCAGGTGAAACGATTGAAGACTTGTCGATGGAAAGCCGTATGACAATCTGTAATATGGCAATAGAAGCTGGTGCAAAATATGGTTTGATGCGTCCTGACAACACAACTTTTGACTATTTAGAAGGCAAACCTTATGTCAATGATCTCGATGCATTGAAAACAAAATGGGCATCTTTATACAGTGATCATGATGCTCATTTTGATAAAGTGATTACACTGGACGTCACAGACCTTGAACCACAAGTGACATGGGGGACTAGTCCCGAAATGGGCGTCAACTTCTCGACATCCTTCCCTAAAATTGAAAACACAAATGATGCGAGAGCTTATGACTACATGGGATTACAGCCTGGACAAAAAGCCTCTGACATTCCACTTGGCTACGTATTTCTCGGTTCATGTACGAATGCACGATTATCAGATCTCATTGAAGCGAGTAAATTTGTTAAAGGACAACAAGTACACGATAATATTACCGCAATCGTTGTGCCTGGATCACGACAAGTTAAAAAGCAAGCTGAAGCATTAGGATTAGATGTCATTTTCAAAGAAGCTGGTTTTGAATGGCGAGAACCCGGTTGTAGTATGTGTCTCGGTATGAATCCTGACCAAGTTCCAGCGGGTGTCCATTGTGCTTCAACAAGTAACCGTAACTTTGAAGGACGACAAGGTAAAGGGGCTAGAACACATCTCGTCTCCCCTGCTATGGCTGCAGCAGCTGCTATACACGGACACTTTGTTGATGTTAGAAAGGTAGGTCATGCTTAA